Below is a genomic region from Persicimonas caeni.
CCACCACGACCTTGGACTACTTCAACACCAGTGATGCTCTGCTGACGGTCATACTGACGAGCGCAGGGGCTTCGCTTCTCGGGGTCTTCGCCATGATGGCGCTCTTCTGGGGGGTGGCTGCTCTCGCCGCGCGTTTCGACGGGGAACACTGGCAGAATTTGGCCGCGCGCGCCGGCGGACTACCAAAATTGTTGGGTGTCTCGATGGTGGTGGGTATCGCCGCCAGCTCGATGCTCCGCGCGCTGACTACCGGCTTTGGCACGCCTTCGCTCGGCCTGCTGGCCCTCGTGGGCATCTTTGTCCTCGGCTTTGCGCTGTATGTCGCGTGGCAGGTCTTCGCAACACTCTTTGGAATCGCTAGCCAACTGTTGGCACCTGCGACTCGCTTAACTCGAGATGTGAGCATCTGATTATGTTCTCTGCGCCACAAGGAAGATCGGGTTTTACGCTGAAGACGGTCATCGCGTTCGCGCTGACCTTCGGCGGCATCGCCTACTTCATCATCAACTCCTCCGAGCAGCCCGGCTCGCCGGCGCTGCAGCAGGGACAGCGCGTGATGTATCAGGTGATGGGCAAGGAGACCTTACAGGCGGCGGGCTTCTACAAGGCCTACCCGTCGGGTCGGCCCTCGGACTTCGTCAACTTCCTGCAGACCTCGCAGGGCCGGCGCTTGTGGCCAAAGAGCGTCAGCGAGCACCGCGACGCCCAGATTCCCGGCGCCAACCGCGGGCCGTCGCGGGTGCTCAAGCCGGACGACCTGAGCTTCTCGGCCCACAAGCCCGCTCCGTCGGCAGGCAGGCAGATCGTCTACGTTCCCCTCGACGACACCGGCCAGATGGAGGTGCGAGGCTACGAGCGCGCCGACGCCAAGCCCGTCTTCGTCTACACCTGGGAGTTTCCGACCGATGCCGGGAAGGTGGCGTTGAGTCGATGAGTTGCTCGCAGCCGTCGGGCAATTAGCTTCGGGCCAACCTGTCGAGCGTTCTAGACGATCTCGCCACCAGCCCGGAGCCCATCATGACCTCTCCAACCCCGACACATGCCTCGTCAACCCGAGCCAGTCACGCTGTCGGCTTTCGATCACTGCACCGTGAAACGCATATCGATGCTCTGCCCGTCGACGGCGAGGTTCCGGAGTGGTTGTCGGGTAGGCTGGTGCGCAACGGACCGGCGCGCTTCGAGGTCGAGGACCGCTCGTACCGGCACTGGTTCGACGGGCTGGCGATGCTGCACGCGTTCGGCATCGAGGGCGGCAAGGTCTCCTACGCCAACCGCTTTCTGCACAGCGACGCGTTCGTGCGCGCCGGCCAAGAGGGGCGCATTGCCCTCTCCGAGTTCGCCACCGACCCGTGTCGGTCGATCTTTGGGCGCATCATGTCGATGTTCTCGCCCGACCTGACCGACAACGCCAGCGTCAACGTCACCCGGCTCGCCGATCGTTATGTGGCGATGACCGAGACGCCCATGCCCATCGAGTTCGACCCCGACACGCTGCGAACCCTGGGGCATATCGACTACGCAGGCGGCGTCGAGGCCGACGCGACCACCGCCCACCCGCACTACGAGCGTGACAGCGGCCGCGAACTCAACTACGCGCTGCGCTTTGGACGCACCAGCAAGTACAAGATCGTCGCCACCGATCCGAAGAGCCTCGAGCGCGAGCTCGTGGGCAGCCTCGAGGTCGACCGGCCCGCCTACATGCACAGCTTCGGGATGACCGAGAATTACGTCGTGTTGAGCGAGTGGCCCCTGGTGGTCAATCCCCTCGAGATGCTCGCCAGCAACAAGCCCTTCATCGAGAACTACCGCTGGAAGCCCGAGCGAGGCACGCGGTTTCGGGTATTTCGCAAGCACGACGGCGCCTTGGTCGGCGACTACCACGCCGAGCCGCGCTTTGGCTTCCACCACGTCAACGCCTTCGAGGACAACAAGCACCTGGTCGTCGACGTGATCACGTACCCCGACGCCACGATCATCGACGAGCTCTACCTGGACCGGGTGCGCCACTCCGCGCCGGCCAACCCAGCCGGGAAACTCGAGCGTTTTCGCCTCTACGACGGCAACCCCCGGGCCGAGTCCCGCTTGGTGAGCCAGGAGCCCATCGAGCTGCCGCGCATCAATCTGGGCCGCTCGGCGACGCGGGCTTACGGGTGTGTGTGGGGCATTGGGGTCTCGGAGCCGGGCCGCTTCATCGATCAGATCGTGCGCATCGACCTGCCTAGCGGCGAGGCGACACGATGGCGCGAGGAGGGTTGCTATCCGGGCGAGCCGGTCTTCGTCGAGCGGCCGCAGGCCGAGGCCGAGGACGACGGGGTGCTCCTGTCGGTGGTGCTCGACGCCCGGCGCGAGCGCTCCTTTCTGCTGGTGCTCGATGCCCACACCCTCCAGGAGAGGGCGCGTGCACAGGTCCCGCACCATATCCCCTTTGGATTTCACGGACAGTTTTACGGGGAGTCGCCGACCAACGGCTAACCGACCAGCATCGACGAGAGCACCGACAGGAGCCGCTGGGGCGTGGTCGGCTTTCGCAGCACGAGCGTCGAGGCGTCCTTCCACTCGTCGGCCCACATCGTCTCGGCGTGTCCGGTCAGCAGGATGGCCGGCAGCGCCGGCTCCTCCGCCCGGAGTTGCGTCAAGATCCCCACGCCGTCGGTCGCGGGTATTCGGATGTCCGAGATCAACGCCGCGATCTCGTCTTGGTGGGCCTGCCACAACTCGAGCGCCTGGGCGCCGTCTTTCGCCACATAAACCTCCACCCCCATGCGCTCCAAGCAGCGCTGCGTGCTTCGACGCACGAGGGGGTGCTCTTCGACCAGCAGCACCGTCACGTCGATGTCGACCGGCTGTTCGGGCAGCCGGCGTTCGACGGGAGTCATGCGGCACTGCTCTTCGGTCGCCTCGGGAAGCCACACGCGAAACTCGCTGCCTTCGCCAGGGGTGCTGTCTACTTCGATAAACCCGCCGCTCTGGGCGACGATGCCGTGCGCGGTCGCCAGGCCCAAGCCTGTGCCTTCACCTTCGGCTTTGGTCGTAAAGAACGGCTCGAAGACCTTGTCGAGGGTGGGGGCGTCCATGCCGATGCCGTCGTCGCGCACCGTGATAACGCCGTAGACGCCCGGGGGCCTCGCCGCCGGGTCATCCGCGAACACGCGAGCGCGGCGAGTCTCCACGCGGATGTTGCCGTCGTCTTCGAGCGCGTCTCGGGCGTTGATGAGCAAGTTGACCAGCACCTGCTCGATCTGTCCCGGATCGACGAAGACCTCCAGCGCCCCGGCGCCAAGCTCGACCTCGAGGTCGACCGAGGCGTCGACCAGTCGTCGAAACAACTTCTCGGGGCGCCCGACGAGCATGTCGAGGCAGGTCACGCGGGCGTCGAGGCGTTGCGAGCGGCTGAAAGCCAGCAGCTGGCGGGTCAGGCCGGCCGATTGCTTGGCGGCCTCGGCGATGTCGGTGACGTCTTGGCGACGTGGATCTGCTTGGTCCAGATCTTGGAGCAGAAACTCCGCGCAGGTGGTGATCACGCTGAGCATATTGTTGAAGTCGTGGGCCACACCGCTGGCGAGTCGGCCCAACGAGTCGAATTTCTGGGCCTGCCACAGCTGTCGGCGAGTCGACTCGAGTTCGTCGCGCGCGTGGCGCTGCTCGGTGTGGTCGCGAAAGATTGATTGGACGACAAGCGAATCGCCCAGCTCGATGCGGCGCGCCGAAGCCACCCCGTAGAGCTCTCGGTCATCGCTGGTGAGCACGACCACCTCGACGCTCGATGGAGCTCCCCGCAGCGCCTGCTCGAAGCAGCCGAGAGCGTCCTCGGTGCAATCGGGCCGCAGCACGTCGATGAAGCGCGCCCCGCGCAGCTGGTCGAGGGTGTAGCCCAGGGCATCCAGCGTGCGCTGGTTGGCGTCGAGGATGCACCCGTCCTCGTCGAAGAACAGGATCGGATCGTTGGACTCCTCGACGAGCACTTCGTTGTGGCGGCGCGCGATCGACAGCTGCCGAAGCGCGGCCTCGCCGCGTTCGCTCAGCTTCTGGCTGGTCTCGGTCAGATCGGAGACGTGTTCGCCAAGCTCCTTGCACACTCGCTCGGAGCGTCGCAGCTCGGCGCGCAGCCGCAGTTGGTCCTGCATCTGGCGCTGTAACGCCTGCATCGCCTCGAGTTGGCGCGGCGTGAGCGTTCGCGGACGCGTGTCGATGATGCAAAGGGTGCCCAGCGGCAGGTCGTCGTCGAGCACGAGCGGAAACCCGGCGTAGAACCGAATGTGGGGTTCGCCGACGACCAGCGGGTTGTGCCGGAATCGCTCGTCCTGATGCGCATCCTCGACGATGAACGGTTCGTACTGGTTGATGGCGTGACCGCAAAACGACACGTCACGGCTCGTCTCGGTCACGTCGAGCCCCACACATGCCTTGAACCACTGTCGGTCCTCATCGACCAGCGAGCACAAGGCGATGGGCACGTCGCAGATAAAGGACGCCAACTCCACGAGATCGTCGAAGTTGCGCTCGGCTTCGGTGTCCAAGATGTCGAGCGCTCGGAGCGCTTCGAGGCGCTCTGACTCGCTCGGAGGAATCGGCGGTAGGGCGTACGCGAGGTTGTGATCCGTCATATGCTTTCGCTTCGACTCGGGGTGCTGCGTCCCCTCGAATTGTCGTGATACTCAAGATTCTCGACGGGCACACTAAACTAACTCTGTAGGTTCGCTTCGATCAACGCCAAAGCACTTATTTTGCTGCCGGTTGCAGAGCTTCGGCACGAATTTAGATCCAACGCCATTCGTCTGCGTTGGAACAATCTGTAAGAATGACTGTCATACTGACTGCTCATGTGACGCCACCCGGAGAACCCGCGATGCTCGCGCGCACCCTCAAGCTCTTCTCGCTGCTCGTCTGCCTGATCCTGCCCGCCCAGGCGAGCGCCATCGGCCTGATCATCCCCAACAACTCCGACGTGCGCCCGTTCGACGTCGAGAGTCATCGCGTCGAGATCACCGTCACGAACAACGCGGCGGTCACGAAGGTCACTCAGGTGTTCAAGAACCACACCTCACGGGCCATCGAGGGTCAGTTCGTCTTCCCGCTGCCGCGCGGCGCGACGGTGAGCGACTTCTCGTTGTGGATCAACGGCAAGAAGACCAAAGGCGCCGTGCTCGACAAGAAGCAGGCGCGCCAGATCTACGAGTCGATCGTGCGGCGCACCAAAGATCCGGGGCTCGTCGAGTACATGGACGGGCGGCTCTTTCGGGCGAGCATCTTTCCGATCCCTGCAGGCGGCACGCAGAAGCTCGAGTTGAAATTCGGTCAGGTCTTGAAGCGCCGCGGCGGCTTGTACCGCTACAACTACCCGCTCGCCGCGGGCAGCGACTACGTGACCGCGAAGACCGAAAAGGACTTCACCCTCACCGCCAAAGTCCAGTCGCCCATCCCGATCACGAC
It encodes:
- a CDS encoding carotenoid oxygenase family protein, which produces MTSPTPTHASSTRASHAVGFRSLHRETHIDALPVDGEVPEWLSGRLVRNGPARFEVEDRSYRHWFDGLAMLHAFGIEGGKVSYANRFLHSDAFVRAGQEGRIALSEFATDPCRSIFGRIMSMFSPDLTDNASVNVTRLADRYVAMTETPMPIEFDPDTLRTLGHIDYAGGVEADATTAHPHYERDSGRELNYALRFGRTSKYKIVATDPKSLERELVGSLEVDRPAYMHSFGMTENYVVLSEWPLVVNPLEMLASNKPFIENYRWKPERGTRFRVFRKHDGALVGDYHAEPRFGFHHVNAFEDNKHLVVDVITYPDATIIDELYLDRVRHSAPANPAGKLERFRLYDGNPRAESRLVSQEPIELPRINLGRSATRAYGCVWGIGVSEPGRFIDQIVRIDLPSGEATRWREEGCYPGEPVFVERPQAEAEDDGVLLSVVLDARRERSFLLVLDAHTLQERARAQVPHHIPFGFHGQFYGESPTNG
- a CDS encoding hybrid sensor histidine kinase/response regulator encodes the protein MTDHNLAYALPPIPPSESERLEALRALDILDTEAERNFDDLVELASFICDVPIALCSLVDEDRQWFKACVGLDVTETSRDVSFCGHAINQYEPFIVEDAHQDERFRHNPLVVGEPHIRFYAGFPLVLDDDLPLGTLCIIDTRPRTLTPRQLEAMQALQRQMQDQLRLRAELRRSERVCKELGEHVSDLTETSQKLSERGEAALRQLSIARRHNEVLVEESNDPILFFDEDGCILDANQRTLDALGYTLDQLRGARFIDVLRPDCTEDALGCFEQALRGAPSSVEVVVLTSDDRELYGVASARRIELGDSLVVQSIFRDHTEQRHARDELESTRRQLWQAQKFDSLGRLASGVAHDFNNMLSVITTCAEFLLQDLDQADPRRQDVTDIAEAAKQSAGLTRQLLAFSRSQRLDARVTCLDMLVGRPEKLFRRLVDASVDLEVELGAGALEVFVDPGQIEQVLVNLLINARDALEDDGNIRVETRRARVFADDPAARPPGVYGVITVRDDGIGMDAPTLDKVFEPFFTTKAEGEGTGLGLATAHGIVAQSGGFIEVDSTPGEGSEFRVWLPEATEEQCRMTPVERRLPEQPVDIDVTVLLVEEHPLVRRSTQRCLERMGVEVYVAKDGAQALELWQAHQDEIAALISDIRIPATDGVGILTQLRAEEPALPAILLTGHAETMWADEWKDASTLVLRKPTTPQRLLSVLSSMLVG